The Zygosaccharomyces rouxii strain CBS732 chromosome A complete sequence genome window below encodes:
- the CVM1 gene encoding Cvm1p (similar to uniprot|Q03823 Saccharomyces cerevisiae YMR160W Hypothetical ORF), with amino-acid sequence MSELNDSRPQRGRWVSWWYSRGSSDTNGEANPSTGSNSNNSGNNNNNNNNDNNNNDNDTKAIHDEGRNVEFQGSADSEMPNEVAKEQPTGWYSSIMSKMPSIPFVRNRQEALVIDSNARYSQLNDPQVEYLEVEAKETIVRRNNTWCWYENLTDITAECSTWGDRPGVVSVYSTGSAHCPLPLPHYPISDGCRGYHVYIKNSLILPSDSPSQTLHEQSWLSKAATEVKNYYNFPNEKHLYLKKITEGLLRERKVVIISLVGNLPEKYKKLTLGDQRSAHYLATKLALSLQREMPSKIESLSFECPLDSKDLTIVFQECIELLKNWTHILHDADAIFVESVYHAVPLAISLTKYILQNHESFQFRPTIPVGILAIESSLQGYRFWDHSVDLSNSSEQDYHKIQQNREKQLFQGASKVERETLSKLTSYRKLNSDESRLVQKDLNWLLTNWGTFRLNLFGKLFDNFMTVSQKLAIDYVHPKIFRHLWCDGRSLGLDTRNPEELGIPDVNIRTPEYENNVSVPKNRRFEISLIGNILLALNLGNTKFVPILKLISPFFISRSFNENTISPTLRKATQQELKIWTQEMDARWKILNSSDQIPDELPEEVSTVYKFLKFSHYQNLKNPDIMTLYCEIYDDDCVYKTFIENTMKTRSPLNRKHLVLLNDHSTPQSILNTVNQYDLVWKFHECLSDYMKLRNLPSQMHLPNLFFVISLDRWFWKPAQSNPTSFRKDNSEALARLQQLWESYQDWDPPTRGLKQLRNILSVLSLYSDSTEMLHDIEHK; translated from the coding sequence ATGTCTGAATTAAATGATTCCAGACCCCAGAGGGGTAGATGGGTCAGCTGGTGGTATTCCAGAGGTAGTTCTGATACAAACGGAGAGGCAAATCCAAGTACAGGCTCgaatagtaataatagtggtaataacaataataacaataataatgataataacaataacgATAACGATACAAAGGCCATTCACGATGAAGGCAGAAATGTAGAATTTCAAGGTAGCGCTGATAGTGAGATGCCAAATGAAGTTGCCAAGGAACAGCCCACTGGTTGGTATTCCAGTATAATGTCCAAGATGCCATCAATTCCATTCGTTCGTAACAGACAAGAAGCACTTGTAAtagattcaaatgcaaGATATTCTCAACTGAATGATCCTCAAgtggaatatttggaagTAGAAGCCAAGGAGACTATTGTACGACGAAATAATACTTGGTGTTGGTATGAAAACTTGACAGATATTACTGCTGAATGTTCCACCTGGGGGGATAGACCTGGTGTGGTTAGTGTTTATAGTACAGGCTCAGCACATTGTCCTTTACCATTGCCACATTATCCAATCTCAGATGGTTGTCGCGGTTATCACGTATACATCAAGAATTCTCTGATCTTACCTTCTGATTCACCATCGCAAACTTTGCATGAACAATCTTGGCTCAGTAAGGCTGCAACAGAAGTCAAGAACTACTACAATTTCCCCAACGAAAAGCACCTCTAtttaaagaagattacAGAGGGTCTCCTAAGGGAAAGAAAGGTCGTCATCATATCGCTAGTGGGGAATTTACCTGAGAAATACAAAAAGCTTACACTAGGCGATCAAAGATCAGCTCATTACTTGGCTACCAAATTAGCACTTTCATTGCAGCGTGAAATGccttcaaaaattgaatctcTTTCGTTTGAATGTCCACTAGATAGCAAGGATTTAACAATTGTATTCCAAGAATGCATTGagctattgaaaaattggacaCATATTTTGCACGATGCAGATGCCATATTTGTGGAAAGTGTTTACCATGCAGTACCGTTGGCGATCTCTTTAACCAAATATATTCTACAGAACCACgaatctttccaattccgTCCTACGATTCCTGTGGGGATTTTGGCTATTGAATCCTCCTTACAAGGCTACAGATTTTGGGATCACAGTGTCGATTTAAGTAATAGCAGTGAGCAGGATTATCACAAAATTCAACAAAATAGAGAGAAGCAATTGTTTCAGGGTGCCAGTAAAGTAGAACGAGAGACTTTGAGTAAACTAACAAGTTATCGTAAATTAAACTCAGACGAATCTAGATTGGTGCAAAAGGATTTGAATTGGTTACTCACCAATTGGGGTACATTTAGACTTAATTTGTTTGGTAAActttttgataattttatGACTGTGTCTCAAAAATTAGCCATCGATTACGTTCACCCCAAAATCTTTAGGCATTTATGGTGTGATGGGAGGTCCCTAGGGTTGGATACTAGAAatccagaagaattgggCATTCCAGATGTTAACATCAGGACTCCAGAATATGAAAATAACGTCTCGGTGCCAAAGAACCGTAGATTCGAAATATCGCTAATAGGTAACATTTTATTAGCATTGAATTTGGGTAATACGAAATTCGTACccattttgaaacttaTTAGTCctttcttcatctccaGATCTTTTAATGAGAATACGATATCTCCAACTTTAAGAAAAGCTACGcaacaagaattaaaaatatGGACCCAAGAGATGGATGCCAGATGGAAAATACTCAATTCTTCAGACCAAATCCCAGATGAATTGCCAGAGGAAGTATCTACGGtttacaaatttttgaagttcTCTCACTATCAAAATCTCAAGAATCCTGATATTATGACACTGTATTGTGAGATCTACGACGATGACTGTGTTTACAAGACTTTCATCGAAAATACCATGAAAACTAGGTCTCCACTCAACAGAAAACACCTAGTGCTCCTAAATGACCATTCAACCCCACAGAGCATTTTAAACACGGTAAATCAGTATGATTTGGTTTGGAAATTTCACGAGTGTTTGTCTGACTACATGAAGTTACGCAATTTACCAAGTCAAATGCACCTACCAAACCTTTTTTTCGTGATATCACTCGATCGTTGGTTCTGGAAACCAGCGCAGTCAAACCCAACGTCATTTAGAAAGGATAATTCTGAGGCCTTAGCAAGATTACAACAGTTATGGGAGAGTTATCAAGACTGGGATCCACCCACAAGGGGTCTTAAACAATTAAGAAATATCTTAAGTGTGCTCTCCTTATACAGTGATTCTACTGAGATGTTACATGACATAGAACATAAATAA
- the ATG16 gene encoding Atg16p (similar to uniprot|Q03818 Saccharomyces cerevisiae YMR159C ATG16 Protein that interacts with the Atg12p-Atg5p conjugate during formation of the pre-autophagosomal structure essential for autophagy): MDSALLERLLQRDRIESRFQELFIEPKPGPNTQSDRELTSNDTLTITLARLRKELKGKELQIASLREVINVKNKDSEKLNDEIISLNIENNLLQKRFGELEEEHNKLVKRWLDKVQQDVEKLNANLQ, translated from the coding sequence ATGGATTCAGCACTTCTCGAAAGACTTCTGCAAAGAGATAGGATAGAATCTAGATTTCAAGAGCTTTTTATAGAGCCCAAACCTGGTCCTAATACACAATCTGATCGTGAACTGACGAGTAATGACACTTTGACAATTACATTAGCAAGGCTACGAAAGGAGTTGAAGGGGAAAGAATTACAGATTGCTAGCTTACGAGAAGTGATTAATGTGAAGAATAAAGATTCTGAGAAGTTAAACGATGAGATTATCAGTTTAAACATTGAAAATAACTTGTTACAAAAAAGGTTTGGAGAgttggaagaagaacataacaaattggtgaaaaggtGGCTAGATAAAGTACAGCAGGATGTTGAAAAACTGAATGCAAATTTACAGTGA
- the GET3 gene encoding guanine nucleotide exchange factor GET3 (highly similar to uniprot|Q12154 Saccharomyces cerevisiae YDL100C ARR4 ATPase involved in resistance to heat and metal stress active as a dimer normally localized to the cytosol but appears to localize to late endosomes under stress conditions), translating to MDLVVEPNLHSLINSSTHKWIFVGGKGGVGKTTSSCSIAIQMAQSQPHKQFLLISTDPAHNLSDAFGEKFGKDARRVTGMNNLSCMEIDPSAALKDMNDMAVSQANENGAQGDDGLGGLLQGGALAELTGSIPGIDEALSFMEVMKHIKNQEKGEGERYDTVIFDTAPTGHTLRFLQLPNTLSKLLEKFGEITGRLGPMLNSLAGAGNVDISTKLNQLKESVETIKDQFTNPDLTTFVCVCISEFLSLYETERLIQELISYDMDVNSIIVNQLLFADDDQEHNCKRCQARWKMQKKYLDQIDELYEDFHVVKMPLCAGEIRGLENLRKFSRFLNKEYNPAMDNKIIYELENKK from the coding sequence ATGGATCTAGTCGTCGAACCCAACTTACattcattgatcaattcttccactCACAAATGGATCTttgttggtggtaaaggtggTGTTGGTAAGACCACGTCTTCATGTTCTATTGCCATTCAAATGGCTCAAAGCCAACCTCACAAGCAATTTTTATTGATTTCCACAGATCCTGCACACAACCTAAGTGATGCATTTGGTGAGAAGTTTGGCAAGGATGCAAGAAGAGTTACTGGTATGAACAATTTGTCATGTATGGAGATTGATCCATCAGCTGCATTGAAAGATATGAATGATATGGCAGTTTCCCAAgccaatgaaaatggtgcTCAAGGTGATGATGGTCTTGGTGGATTGTTACAAGGTGGTGCACTTGCTGAATTAACAGGATCTATCCCCGGTATCGATGAAGCTCTTTCTTTCATGGAAGTCATGAAACATATCAAGAATCAAGAaaaaggtgaaggtgaaaggTACGATACTGTTATCTTTGATACTGCTCCTACGGGTCACACTTTAAGATTTTTACAACTACCAAACACTTTGTCCaaacttttggaaaaatttggtgaaattacAGGTCGTTTGGGTCCAATGTTGAATTCTCttgctggtgctggtaatgTGGATATCAGTACTAaattgaaccaattgaagGAAAGTGTTGAAACCATTAAGGATCAGTTCACCAATCCAGATTTAACAACATTTGTCTGTGTTTGTATCagtgaatttttatcactTTATGAAACTGAAAGATTGATCCAAGAGTTAATCTCTTATGATATGGATGTAAATTCAATTATTGTCAACCAATTGTTGTTTGCAGATGATGACCAAGAACATAACTGTAAAAGATGTCAAGCAAGATGGAAGATGCAAAAGAAATACTTGGATCAAATCGATGAGCTATACGAAGATTTCCATGTGGTAAAGATGCCATTATGTGCTGGTGAAATTAGAGGTCTAGAGAATTTGAggaaattttcaagattCCTAAACAAAGAATACAATCCCGCAATGGATAACAAGATCATTTACGAATtggaaaacaaaaaatga
- the BUG1 gene encoding Bug1p (weakly similar to uniprot|Q12191 Saccharomyces cerevisiae YDL099W Protein of unknown function green fluorescent protein (GFP)-fusion protein localizes to the cytoplasm in a punctate pattern): MSEVSADEKRAKQLEEARKRVEELKKKNKKKGKKGKKTEDDNDSSQAATADEATPELEKESSPAAAVTEESVKPTESDEKEHEATTKKGQSQGENPKEEKPTESEEEKPEASKEDQPRGEESKAQEKSTQPPKDQSEDKEPETAEKVTSEQQDVQDLFQGDEGSDFLDTIQKQKEEGELQTVKSQLEKVTADLKRLKFVNIEQETTIDELNQQINILQTQLQSSQQELETSREELQKFKQTTSTPPPLQFAPFNVPPQQQQQAQPHQYQQQQNPSFVSQPTHIDRTALDKWRNWNIDMTTWRSIGSGPIVEF; encoded by the coding sequence ATGTCAGAAGTGTCAGCAGACGAGAAGAGAGCTAAGCAATTAGAAGAAGCAAGGAAAAGGGTCgaggaattgaagaagaagaacaagaagaaagggAAGAAGGGAAAGAAgactgaagatgataacgatTCATCTCAGGCAGCCACAGCGGATGAAGCAACAccagaattggaaaaggaaTCGAGTCCAGCAGCAGCAGTGACTGAAGAATCTGTGAAGCCTACTGAATCAGACGAAAAGGAACATGAAGCAACCACAAAGAAGGGACAATCTCAAGGGGAGAATCCTAAGGAGGAGAAACCCACTGAGTCTGAGGAGGAAAAACCTGAAGCATCTAAAGAGGACCAACCCAGAGGTGAGGAATCTAAGGCCCAAGAGAAGTCCACACAACCACCCAAAGATCAATCGGAGGACAAGGAACCCGAAACAGCAGAGAAAGTCACATCTGAACAACAGGACGTACAAGATTTGTTCCAAGGTGATGAAGGCTCTGACTTCTTAGATACAATCCAAAAGCAGAAGGAAGAAGGTGAGTTGCAAACTGTCAAATcccaattggaaaaggtCACCGCTGATctgaagagattaaaatTCGTTAATATCGAACAAGAGACCACAATTGATGAACTAAATCAACAAATTAATATCTTGCAGACCCAGTTACAATCTTctcaacaagaattggaaacaaGCAGAGAAGAGttacaaaaattcaaaCAGACTACATCTACACCTCCTCCATTACAATTTGCTCCTTTCAATGTGCCtccacaacaacagcagcaagCACAACCACATCAAtatcaacagcagcaaaATCCATCCTTTGTGTCACAGCCAACGCATATCGATCGTACTGCTCTAGATAAATGGCGTAATTGGAACATTGACATGACTACCTGGAGAAGTATCGGATCAGGTCCAATAGTAGAATTTTGA
- the MRPS8 gene encoding mitochondrial 37S ribosomal protein uS8m (highly similar to uniprot|Q03799 Saccharomyces cerevisiae YMR158W MRPS8 Mitochondrial ribosomal protein of the small subunit) yields MSLVKLANTCAHLQNCSRVRTSLTSIPYTKLHLQFAYNLYTHGFLSSLQKGSTKGPDDIPEDVTPDNISTRRLWVGLKYRDTKSVLSSCRLVSKPNLRIHLSHNEMKKLCSGVPVRLIKPLQPGELMMVRTKESVIDINEAVLKKLDGEVLCRVK; encoded by the coding sequence ATGTCACTCGTCAAACTGGCCAATACCTGTGcccatcttcaaaattgttCTCGTGTGAGAACTTCATTGACCTCGATTCCCTACACCAAATTGCATCTACAATTCGCATACAATCTTTATACACATGGATTTCTCTCATCGTTACAAAAAGGTTCTACCAAGGGTCCTGATGACATCCCAGAGGATGTGACTCCAGATAACATTTCTACTAGAAGACTTTGGGTTGGCTTAAAATACAGAGACACTAAATCTGTGTTAAGTTCTTGCCGATTAGTGTCAAAGCCTAACTTGAGAATACACTTGAGCCATAATGAGATGAAGAAACTCTGCTCTGGAGTACCTGTTAGATTGATTAAGCCATTGCAGCCAGGTGAGTTAATGATGGTAAGGACGAAAGAATCTGTGATAGATATTAACGAAGCTGTCTTAAAGAAGTTGGACGGTGAAGTACTGTGCAGAGTGAAATGA
- the AIM36 gene encoding Aim36p (similar to uniprot|Q03798 Saccharomyces cerevisiae YMR157C FMP39 The authentic non-tagged protein was localized to the mitochondria), giving the protein MLPFRRILLRRGPLTGRAALFSPAFRTLGGVSREYASKPAKPAARNNTGPGFAMIFALAIIGTVIFNETAKNLDKNKPRNTFTEEEYEHVMQGLKRRVAMFPDGQLDVQFSLQKDSTQLKKLLGDSKLYIDPGQVVENYRSDREDPYEPLLNEVYSKYGPEYLKYLPQGLLVSLLGRYMKAHCRQGDHVVILDFPHSIKDAIKFENEVSSASKLLVPKESLDSDVCKYYQTVQKSQQL; this is encoded by the coding sequence ATGTTGCCATTCCGGAGAATTTTATTAAGGCGAGGGCCATTGACTGGACGTGCTGCTCTTTTCTCGCCAGCTTTTAGGACCCTTGGAGGTGTTTCCAGGGAATATGCAAGTAAACCCGCAAAACCTGCAGCTAGAAATAATACTGGCCCTGGATTTGCAATGATATTCGCATTAGCTATTATAGGGACTGTAATATTCAATGAAACAgccaaaaatttggataaaaataAGCCCAGGAATACTTTTACTGAAGAGGAATATGAGCATGTTATGCAAggattgaaaagaagagttGCTATGTTTCCTGATGGTCAGTTGGACGTGCAATtttctttacaaaaggattcaactcaattgaagaaattattggGAGACTCCAAGCTGTATATCGATCCTGGTCAAGTAGTGGAAAATTATAGATCTGACAGAGAAGATCCTTATGAACCGCTGTTGAACGAAGTTTACTCCAAGTATGGACCAgagtatttgaaatatttaCCTCAGGGACTCTTAGTCAGTCTGTTGGGTAGATACATGAAAGCTCATTGCAGGCAAGGTGATCATGTTGTTATTCTAGATTTCCCACATTCGATAAAGGATGCgattaaatttgaaaatgaagtgTCTAGTGCTTCCAAATTATTGGTCCCCAAGGAATCATTGGATTCAGATGTTTGTAAATATTACCAGACTGTGCAGAAGAGCCAACAGTTATAA
- the SNU23 gene encoding U4/U6-U5 snRNP complex subunit SNU23 (similar to uniprot|Q12368 Saccharomyces cerevisiae YDL098C SNU23 23 kD U4/U6.U5 snRNP associated protein Putative RNA binding zinc finger protein), producing the protein MANFGRRTWDREEYAQLAQEEPLSHEETLKSSLSDAKLQQLKNKYTDHNRLVRQSMHDLNKKVLATGISSYKRGKQFGFYCELCDLTHKDTAQYIDHLNHKTHQLKFEAIFGEDLVADKRDNDDIPPEEFSKEYKTLVSRFVKQHASKPKATSTGTRIGKSQNVNAPSNPPSAIHQSMGFSTFGSTKM; encoded by the coding sequence ATGGCCAATTTTGGTCGAAGGACCTGGGATAGAGAGGAGTACGCTCAGTTAGCTCAAGAAGAACCTTTAAGCCATGAAGAAACGTTGAAGAGTTCATTAAGTGATGCTAAATTACAACAGCTCAAGAACAAATATACCGATCATAATAGGCTTGTAAGGCAGTCTATGCATGACTTGAACAAAAAAGTGCTGGCCACTGGAATTAGCTCCTATAAAAGAGGTAAGCAATTTGGGTTTTACTGTGAATTATGCGATTTAACCCATAAAGATACTGCACAGTACATTGACCATCTTAACCACAAGACTCACCAACTAAAATTTGAAGCTatatttggtgaagatCTAGTGGCAGATAAAAGGGACAATGATGATATTCCTCCAGAGGAATTTAGTAAGGAGTACAAGACCTTAGTGAGTCGATTCGTTAAGCAACATGCATCCAAACCAAAAGCAACTAGTACCGGCActagaattggaaaatcaCAAAATGTCAATGCCCCTAGCAATCCTCCCTCTGCTATACATCAATCTATGGGGTTTTCTACCTTTGGTAGTACAAAAATGTAG
- the TPP1 gene encoding polynucleotide 3'-phosphatase (similar to uniprot|Q03796 Saccharomyces cerevisiae YMR156C TPP1 DNA 3'-phosphatase that functions in the repair of endogenous DNA damage functionally redundant with Apn1p and Apn2p), with protein MSHRLKVLPYLIKHTPKAPILSQNLIQVYAFDLDHTLIQPISSSTFSKTAEDWQFVKYGNRNSIDTLLQLVRDEPNSLIVVFSNQGGVLASPPDSKSCIKYLTKIELVLKHIATMAQGDQLLNRLWIYASPKAPARIADRSMFIDMRKPATGMMNQFQQDIGSLPIELKYYCGDAAGRPTDFSDSDVKFAHNLHTIFKLPEDLFIT; from the coding sequence ATGTCCCATAGGTTAAAGGTATTACCTTATTTAATCAAACATACCCCTAAAGCACCAATATTGTCTCAGAATCTCATTCAGGTATATGCATTCGACTTGGACCATACTTTGATTCAGCCCATTAGCAGTTCGACGTTTAGCAAGACAGCTGAAGATTGGCAATTCGTCAAATATGGTAATAGAAATTCGATAGATACGTTACTTCAACTGGTTCGAGATGAACCTAATTCATTGATAGTAGTTTTCTCCAATCAAGGTGGTGTACTTGCATCCCCGCCGGATTCCAAGAGCTGCATCAAATACCTTACCAAGATCGAGCTGGTCTTGAAGCACATTGCAACAATGGCCCAAGGTGATCAACTATTAAATAGACTATGGATATATGCTTCTCCCAAAGCACCAGCAAGAATTGCAGATCGCAGCATGTTTATCGATATGAGGAAGCCGGCGACCGGTATGATGAACCAGTTTCAGCAAGATATTGGATCGCTACCGATCGAATTAAAGTACTACTGTGGTGACGCTGCCGGCAGGCCCACGGATTTTAGTGATTCTGACGTGAAGTTTGCCCACAATTTACAtactattttcaaattaccAGAAGATTTATTCATTACTTAG
- the RPN6 gene encoding proteasome regulatory particle lid subunit RPN6 (highly similar to uniprot|Q12377 Saccharomyces cerevisiae YDL097C RPN6 Essential non-ATPase regulatory subunit of the 26S proteasome lid required for the assembly and activity of the 26S proteasome the human homolog (S9 protein) partially rescues Rpn6p depletion), with the protein MSLEQARQLVQSKQYAEAETIYLNLLNKDESSVTDSRKNEQEACLLELGSLYATTHDKTKLRNFIPNSTEYMLQFAKSKTAKVLKTLIEKFGEVPDSLDDQIYVCQKSIEFAKKEKRQFLKHSLSIKLATLYYQKTQYKDSLDLINSLLKEFKKLDDKPSLVDVHLLEAKVYHKLRNLTKAKGASTASRTAANSIYCPTATVAELDLMSGILHCEDRDYKTAYSYFFESFENFHHLSTHNSYGKACRVLKYMLLSKIMLNLISDVNNILNAKYTKETYQSRDIDAMSAVAEAYNSRSLLQFNAALRQYKEELMGDELIRSHFNALYDTLLESNLCKLIEPFECVEVSHISKMIGLDAKQVEGKLSQMILDKVFFGVLDQGKGWLYIYDTPHQDATYDSALELVGELDKVVDQLFEKASVLY; encoded by the coding sequence ATGTCCTTAGAACAGGCAAGGCAACTGGTTCAATCTAAACAATATGCTGAAGCAGAAACTATCTATTTGAATCTTTTAAACAAGGATGAATCTAGTGTAACAGATTCTCGTAAAAATGAACAGGAAGCATGTCTTCTAGAATTGGGATCCCTTTATGCTACTACCCATGATAAGACTAAATTAAGAAATTTTATCCCAAATTCCACCGAGTATATGTTACAGTTCGCCAAATCAAAGACTGCTAAAGTATTGAAGACTTTGatagaaaaatttggagaaGTCCCAGATTCATTAGATGATCAAATATATGTCTGTCAAAAGAGTATCGAATTTGCCaaaaaggagaaaagaCAATTTTTAAAGCATTCTCTTTCCATTAAATTGGCTACCCTATACTATCAAAAGACTCAGTATAAAGATTCTCTAGATTTGATCAACTCTCTTTTGAAGGAATTTAAGAAATTGGACGATAAACCTTCGTTAGTGGACGTACATCTTTTAGAAGCAAAAGTGTACCataaattgagaaatttaaCAAAGGCAAAGGGTGCATCGACCGCATCTCGTACTGCAGCCAATTCTATCTATTGTCCAACCGCCACTGTGGCAGAATTGGATTTAATGAGTGGTATACTCCACTGTGAAGATAGAGATTATAAAACAGCATACTCTTACTTCTTCgaaagttttgaaaatttccaCCATTTGTCTACACACAATTCATATGGAAAAGCATGCCGTGTTCTCAAATATATGTTGTTATCCAAGATCATGTTAAACCTTATCAGTGATGTGAACAATATACTGAACGCCAAGTACACCAAGGAGACTTATCAATCTCGTGACATCGATGCAATGAGTGCCGTTGCAGAGGCCTATAACAGTCGGTCACTGTTGCAATTCAACGCTGCCCTAAGACAGTACAAAGAGGAATTGATGGGTGATGAATTGATAAGATCACATTTCAATGCGTTATACGACACTTTACTGGAATCTAACTTGTGCAAATTGATTGAGCCATTTGAGTGCGTGGAAGTTTCTCACATCTCCAAGATGATCGGCTTAGATGCAAAGCAAGTGGAAGGTAAATTGTCACAAATGATTTTAGATAaagttttctttggtgTTCTGGACCAAGGTAAAGGTTGGTTGTACATCTACGATACTCCACACCAGGATGCTACTTACGATTCTGCATTGGAACTGGTGGGCGAATTAGACAAGGTGGTCGACCAGCTATTCGAAAAGGCAAGCGTGTTATACTAA